From one Bacteroidota bacterium genomic stretch:
- a CDS encoding carboxypeptidase-like regulatory domain-containing protein, with protein MKTKLLAYIFLFLVFNEVTAQTVIKGSVLDAKSNEKLIGVSVLVKGATRGAQTDYDGQFTLKTEASLPLTLVVKYIGYEVKEISVTGTNSPIAVKLNKAENALKEIKISDSRITEKIKQNPITVETMDAIAIKQTSAANFYEGLAHLKGVDLTSASIGFKIINTRGFNSTSPVRSLQLIDGVDNQSPGLNFSLGNFLGASELDIQKVDLVVGASSAYYGPNAFNGVINMQTKSPFLYPGLTAQVKAAERNLFEFGVRWAQVFKNKAGEDKWAYKLNLFYMRANDWNATNYSATDNSPAGNSNAGGYDAVNRYGDEYVNRIFYSPLDGLTKVGQGYYLRTGYAEQSLVDYNSRNLKISGALHYKVKKDVELIYATSFGTGTTVYQGDNRFSLKDILFFQNKLEIKKDNKFFVRIYSTNEDAGNSYDVYSTAILMQNLSKSDLDWGKDYNNSLFQNLSPKVLQWYSQNIGQGLFLDTIPGNRRLGYIENYWQTNFSDSLFKYHQMARERSDNLPSSNGTGVARFEPGTARFDSAFNSIVSRTNREGGSRFFDQSALYHIAGGYEFSLIGLDFKSGANYRLYTPFSKGTIFLDTAENQRIYNNEAGAYLGIEKKFQSDNIKFNNEDRLLNAQVGLTVGALAGVLFSGIAKQTGVITNPFDLLFTVAAMPIAASLLGYAYDNGATIKLSFTNRVDKNQNFDYLWSPAATFLFTKKQHVLRFSASSAVRNPTLTDQYINLNVGRATLLGNLNGFQNLVTTESLIDFLNTQDRSKLLYFNVDAVKPERVKTIEFGYRTTINKKIFIDASYYYSWYEDFLGYKIGTQVDIDTNFNLINSIKTYRVTTNSKQVVTTNGFTIGVNYFYKNYLGFVTNYSFNKLDKGNRNDGIIPAFNTPEHKYNIGVNGRDIEYMNKREKWGYSVNYKWQEGFLFEGSPQFTGTVPAYGMVDAQWNSTITKWHAVVKVGASNLLNNEVYQVYGGPYVGRLAYISFTFELNNWK; from the coding sequence TTGAAAACAAAATTACTAGCCTATATTTTTCTGTTTTTAGTATTCAATGAGGTAACTGCACAAACAGTTATTAAAGGAAGTGTACTCGATGCAAAATCGAACGAGAAACTAATAGGAGTTTCCGTTTTGGTAAAAGGTGCTACGAGGGGTGCTCAAACAGACTACGATGGACAATTTACCCTAAAAACAGAAGCAAGCCTTCCTCTTACATTAGTAGTTAAATACATAGGTTATGAAGTAAAAGAAATTTCAGTAACCGGTACCAATAGCCCCATTGCAGTTAAATTAAACAAAGCAGAAAATGCACTGAAAGAAATAAAGATTAGCGATAGCAGGATTACAGAAAAAATAAAACAAAATCCCATTACTGTTGAAACAATGGATGCCATTGCCATTAAACAAACATCAGCAGCTAATTTTTATGAAGGTTTAGCGCACTTAAAAGGAGTAGATTTAACATCGGCCAGTATAGGTTTTAAAATCATCAATACACGCGGTTTCAACTCCACTTCACCCGTAAGGTCATTGCAGTTAATTGATGGAGTAGACAATCAATCACCCGGTTTAAATTTTAGTCTAGGTAATTTTTTAGGTGCTTCCGAATTAGATATTCAAAAAGTAGATTTAGTAGTAGGTGCAAGCAGTGCTTATTATGGCCCCAATGCTTTTAATGGAGTTATCAATATGCAAACCAAAAGTCCCTTTCTGTATCCTGGGCTAACAGCACAGGTAAAAGCAGCAGAAAGAAATTTGTTTGAGTTTGGTGTACGTTGGGCACAGGTATTTAAAAACAAAGCGGGAGAAGATAAATGGGCTTATAAGCTTAATTTGTTTTACATGCGTGCCAATGACTGGAATGCAACCAACTATTCGGCTACTGATAATTCTCCAGCAGGTAACAGCAATGCCGGTGGATACGATGCTGTAAACAGGTATGGAGATGAATATGTAAACAGGATATTTTATTCACCCTTAGATGGGTTAACCAAAGTTGGACAAGGATATTATTTGCGCACAGGTTATGCCGAGCAAAGTTTAGTTGATTACAACTCACGGAACTTAAAAATAAGCGGAGCCTTACATTATAAAGTAAAGAAAGACGTAGAACTTATTTATGCCACCAGTTTTGGAACAGGTACAACCGTTTACCAGGGTGATAATAGGTTTAGTTTAAAAGACATATTGTTTTTTCAAAACAAATTGGAGATAAAAAAAGACAACAAGTTTTTTGTAAGAATATACTCCACCAACGAAGATGCCGGCAATAGTTACGATGTATACTCAACAGCTATTCTTATGCAAAATCTATCAAAATCAGATTTAGATTGGGGGAAAGATTATAACAATAGCCTCTTTCAAAATTTATCACCCAAAGTATTACAATGGTATTCGCAAAATATTGGACAAGGCCTATTTTTAGATACCATACCGGGTAACAGACGCTTAGGTTATATAGAGAATTATTGGCAAACAAATTTTAGCGATAGCTTATTTAAGTACCACCAAATGGCTAGAGAAAGGTCAGACAATTTGCCCAGCTCAAATGGAACAGGGGTAGCACGTTTTGAGCCGGGAACTGCTCGTTTCGATTCCGCTTTTAATTCTATTGTTTCAAGAACAAACAGAGAAGGAGGAAGCCGTTTTTTCGACCAATCAGCATTGTATCATATAGCAGGAGGCTATGAGTTTTCATTAATAGGGCTCGATTTTAAGAGTGGTGCCAATTATAGATTGTATACTCCGTTTAGTAAAGGAACCATTTTTTTAGATACAGCAGAAAACCAGCGCATATATAACAATGAGGCAGGTGCTTATTTAGGAATAGAAAAAAAGTTTCAATCCGATAATATAAAATTCAATAACGAAGACAGGTTGTTAAATGCCCAGGTTGGTCTAACCGTAGGTGCTTTAGCAGGTGTTTTGTTCAGCGGTATTGCCAAGCAAACAGGCGTTATTACCAATCCGTTCGATTTATTGTTTACCGTTGCAGCTATGCCTATTGCAGCATCGCTGTTAGGCTATGCTTATGACAACGGGGCAACTATTAAACTAAGCTTTACCAACAGGGTAGATAAGAACCAGAATTTTGATTATTTGTGGTCACCGGCAGCTACATTTTTATTTACTAAAAAGCAGCATGTATTGAGGTTTTCAGCCTCATCAGCCGTACGTAATCCCACATTAACCGATCAGTATATAAACCTGAACGTAGGCCGCGCAACCCTGTTAGGCAACTTAAATGGTTTTCAAAATTTAGTTACTACCGAATCGCTTATAGATTTTTTAAATACACAGGATAGGAGCAAACTATTGTACTTTAATGTAGATGCCGTAAAGCCCGAAAGAGTTAAAACAATAGAGTTTGGTTATAGAACAACTATCAATAAAAAAATATTTATAGATGCCAGTTATTATTACAGTTGGTACGAAGACTTTTTAGGATATAAAATAGGTACCCAGGTTGATATAGATACCAACTTTAACCTGATTAATAGTATAAAAACATATAGAGTTACCACCAACTCAAAACAAGTAGTAACCACCAATGGATTTACAATAGGTGTAAACTATTTTTATAAAAACTACTTGGGTTTTGTAACCAATTATAGCTTTAACAAATTAGATAAAGGCAATAGGAACGATGGAATTATACCCGCCTTCAATACACCCGAACACAAATACAATATAGGCGTAAACGGACGCGATATTGAATACATGAATAAGAGAGAGAAATGGGGTTATAGCGTTAACTACAAATGGCAGGAAGGTTTTTTGTTTGAAGGCTCTCCGCAGTTTACAGGCACCGTTCCTGCTTATGGAATGGTTGATGCACAATGGAACTCAACCATAACCAAATGGCATGCAGTGGTGAAAGTAGGAGCGAGTAATTTGTTAAATAACGAAGTTTATCAGGTATATGGAGGTCCTTATGTAGGCAGGTTAGCTTATATATCATTTACCTTTGAATTGAATAACTGGAAATAA
- a CDS encoding T9SS type A sorting domain-containing protein, which translates to MKKNYLLALLLFISALSFGQVRVLEDFDVSMTPTGWTNSLNSGTLISRQTTVNSYGRAGVVAAVRANNYNVASGNRARLETNLFTSSVSGDSLSLDVAHRAYPAYTDSLIIHAFDGTSFVRLIGWGSSQLLDTITGITTGTPITGSFTPTSTEWCRKTIALPIGTTQIRFEFFSNFGNIIWIDNIVIATPGAPVVPITGTKSNLTSSSVNLAATIANSFPSVTASGVVIGTSPGPIRGSAIDSASNPLVASGSFTVDVTGLSNATTYYYRTYAVNSVGTSYGPDSTFTTNASAVAPSVLKTAPSNITTTTATFGGNITSDGGSPILASGVVYGTTSNPTIGDPGVVDSTTNPLVSTGTYSFNVAGLAHSTKYYYRAYATNSVGTAYSSIQDSFTTAPIVSALPYLQNFDGAGVTGWSTTIVTGGVNDWVLGTPAKTFINGAYSGTKAYVTGLTGNYAGSDCGVESPQFDFTSQTLVPVLRFKQKFDTDADGDWDGGVVEISINGGAWTRLNSTVGTGSNFNTTLSTGWYNNNTPSGPVGAPKFSYVSSAYTTQVNGWITSITPLVGAAGQGNVKVRFRFGADAFGTDEGWAIDDIEVILPTAPTMVTSTKTNITNNSVTLGGNITSNGNSPVTASGVVIGTSAAPTLGGFGVVDSTTNPVVTVGVYTKNITGLINSTTYYYRAYATNAVGTTYGADSTFTTNGAATVATVTRNVATAVNTTTATIGGTINTDGGDPVTVSGVVYSTTSNPVIGGGSVVDSTTTPLVSLGSFSFNVAGLTHSTKYYYRAYAINSIGTAYSTQDSFTTAPIVSTLPYSENFDGVGNTGWASSAIGGGVNDWQLGTPAKTNINSAYSTPNAWVTKLTGNYSNNSYSGLVSPQFDFTTATADPILRFRHKFRFVQTAIDGAIVEISINNGAWTQLDNTVGTGANFNTANSTSWYSANTSFWNSLSGAMFANNSTSYATQVGGWIQSTVRLTGAAGQSNVKVRMTFNSTTFTFFGVEEGWAVDNIEVFPPVAPTMLTGTKTNITTNQATLAGTIVSNGNATITASGVVFSTIPAPTRGGFGVVDSATSPLVTGGSFTVNVAGLTNSTTYYYRAYAVNGIGTTYGADSTFTTNASAAVPSVLKVPATNITASSVTFGGNITSNGGDPVTASGIVYGTTSNPAIGDLGIVDSTTNPLVAAGTYSFSTVGLTHTTKYYYRAYATNGVGTAYSVQDSFTTAPIISTLPYAENFDGVTTPWTTQAINGRVNSWARGTPTKIVLNSAFSAPNAFVTNLTANYGLVGDEEGALVSPQFNFAALTQDPVVRFRHKIKTNNDPGWDAGNVEISLNGGTTWTKLNDQTGTSTNFNTLTSYAWYNSTSGNGFLTANKFTSLTSAYASQTSGWIESATRLTGAAGQSNVKIRFHFGADAAGTDEGWAIDNIEVVSDVTPTIPTGTVTLTPNGTSVNVAFVPGNGQGRLVVARLTSATAVVPYDTVLYTANAAFSSGDITGTGNYVVYNGTGSSVNVTGLTTVTGYSFDVYEYNGKYMHNKFAAASSSATTTLPVKLVSFTANNVEGNVQLKWITANEINNKGFEVERSVDGKNFSSIGFIKGAGNTNKTTNYSKIDLGAFVATSSNVLYYRLKQVDFDGTPTYSNQVAVNENELVSNGVKIYPNPFNKTLTVDIASDINTNTTIAITDISGKVISTTLVPVSIGNNTTTLPNLDLLTAGIYFVKVSNGTKTEVFKVVKY; encoded by the coding sequence ATGAAAAAAAATTACTTATTAGCGTTGCTTTTATTTATTTCAGCGCTTTCTTTTGGTCAGGTCAGGGTCTTGGAGGATTTTGATGTATCAATGACTCCCACGGGCTGGACAAATTCTTTAAATTCGGGAACACTTATATCCAGACAAACCACTGTAAATAGCTATGGTAGGGCTGGTGTAGTTGCTGCAGTAAGAGCCAATAACTATAATGTTGCTTCTGGTAATAGAGCACGTTTGGAAACCAATCTTTTTACGTCTTCTGTTTCTGGAGATTCTTTATCATTAGATGTGGCACATAGAGCTTATCCCGCCTATACGGATTCACTTATCATACATGCTTTTGACGGTACCTCATTTGTAAGATTAATTGGTTGGGGGTCAAGCCAATTATTAGATACTATAACTGGTATTACTACGGGTACCCCCATAACAGGTAGTTTTACTCCAACCTCTACCGAATGGTGTCGCAAAACGATTGCACTGCCTATTGGAACAACGCAAATAAGGTTTGAGTTTTTTTCTAATTTCGGAAATATAATTTGGATAGATAATATTGTGATAGCTACTCCTGGCGCTCCTGTGGTACCTATTACTGGTACTAAATCTAATTTAACCTCTTCAAGTGTTAACTTAGCAGCCACTATTGCTAATAGTTTTCCGTCAGTTACCGCTAGTGGAGTGGTTATTGGTACAAGCCCGGGTCCTATTAGAGGCTCTGCAATTGATTCAGCTTCTAATCCTTTAGTAGCAAGTGGAAGTTTTACAGTTGATGTTACGGGTTTAAGTAACGCAACTACCTATTACTATCGCACTTATGCAGTAAATAGTGTTGGTACTTCTTACGGCCCTGACAGTACTTTTACAACCAATGCTTCTGCTGTTGCACCAAGTGTTTTAAAAACAGCACCAAGTAATATTACTACAACTACCGCTACTTTTGGAGGTAATATTACTTCTGACGGAGGTAGCCCTATTCTTGCCAGTGGTGTAGTTTATGGTACTACGTCAAATCCAACTATCGGAGATCCGGGAGTTGTTGATTCAACTACCAATCCATTAGTTTCAACCGGTACTTATTCATTTAACGTAGCAGGTTTAGCACACTCAACAAAATATTACTATAGAGCTTATGCCACTAATTCAGTTGGTACAGCTTATAGTAGCATACAAGATAGTTTTACTACTGCTCCTATAGTGAGTGCGCTTCCTTATTTACAGAACTTTGATGGTGCTGGAGTTACTGGTTGGTCTACAACCATAGTAACAGGAGGTGTTAATGACTGGGTTTTAGGTACACCAGCAAAAACGTTTATAAATGGTGCTTACTCTGGAACCAAAGCTTATGTTACCGGCCTAACCGGAAACTATGCAGGTTCTGATTGTGGTGTAGAATCGCCTCAGTTTGATTTTACTTCACAAACCCTTGTACCAGTATTACGTTTCAAACAAAAATTTGATACGGATGCAGATGGTGACTGGGATGGAGGAGTAGTAGAAATCTCCATCAATGGAGGAGCGTGGACCCGTTTAAATTCAACAGTTGGAACAGGTTCAAACTTTAATACTACTTTAAGTACCGGATGGTATAACAATAATACACCTAGCGGTCCAGTTGGGGCGCCTAAGTTTTCTTACGTTTCATCAGCTTACACAACACAAGTAAACGGATGGATTACCAGTATAACTCCTTTAGTAGGTGCTGCAGGTCAAGGAAATGTTAAAGTTCGCTTCCGTTTTGGAGCGGATGCTTTTGGAACAGACGAAGGTTGGGCTATTGACGATATTGAAGTTATATTGCCAACAGCTCCAACTATGGTTACCAGTACAAAAACCAATATTACCAATAATTCAGTAACATTAGGTGGTAATATTACCAGCAATGGAAACTCACCGGTAACGGCAAGTGGTGTAGTAATCGGAACTTCTGCTGCTCCAACCCTTGGTGGTTTTGGTGTTGTTGATTCTACTACAAACCCTGTAGTTACTGTTGGTGTATATACTAAAAATATTACAGGTTTAATTAATTCAACTACTTATTACTACCGTGCTTATGCAACAAATGCAGTAGGTACTACTTACGGTGCTGACAGTACATTTACTACCAATGGTGCAGCTACAGTTGCTACCGTTACACGTAATGTAGCTACTGCAGTTAATACAACCACTGCAACTATTGGTGGAACTATTAATACCGATGGTGGTGATCCTGTAACTGTTAGTGGTGTTGTTTATTCAACTACATCAAACCCTGTAATTGGTGGTGGTAGTGTAGTAGATTCAACTACAACTCCTTTGGTTAGTTTAGGTTCTTTCTCATTTAATGTGGCCGGTTTAACCCACTCAACTAAATACTACTACCGTGCTTATGCCATTAACTCAATAGGTACAGCTTACAGTACACAAGATAGCTTCACTACAGCTCCTATTGTATCAACTTTACCATATAGTGAAAATTTTGATGGTGTAGGAAATACAGGATGGGCTTCAAGTGCTATAGGCGGTGGTGTAAACGATTGGCAATTAGGAACGCCTGCAAAAACCAATATTAACTCAGCTTACAGTACTCCTAATGCATGGGTTACTAAATTAACAGGTAACTATAGCAATAATTCTTATTCAGGTTTAGTATCGCCTCAGTTTGATTTTACTACTGCGACTGCTGATCCGATTTTACGTTTCCGTCATAAATTCAGGTTTGTACAAACTGCTATTGATGGTGCTATTGTTGAAATATCAATTAACAATGGAGCTTGGACACAATTAGATAATACAGTAGGAACAGGCGCAAACTTTAATACAGCTAACAGTACCTCATGGTATTCCGCTAACACAAGTTTTTGGAATTCACTATCAGGAGCTATGTTTGCTAATAACAGTACTTCTTATGCTACACAAGTAGGTGGCTGGATTCAGTCAACTGTTAGATTAACTGGTGCTGCTGGTCAATCAAACGTGAAAGTAAGAATGACATTTAACTCAACTACATTTACTTTCTTTGGAGTAGAAGAAGGTTGGGCTGTTGATAATATTGAAGTTTTTCCTCCTGTTGCACCAACTATGCTTACAGGAACAAAAACAAATATTACAACCAACCAAGCAACTTTAGCAGGTACTATTGTTAGCAATGGTAATGCAACTATAACTGCAAGTGGTGTGGTGTTTAGTACTATTCCAGCACCAACCCGTGGTGGTTTTGGTGTAGTTGATTCAGCTACTTCTCCATTGGTAACAGGCGGAAGCTTTACTGTAAATGTTGCAGGTTTAACCAATTCAACTACTTATTACTACCGTGCTTATGCAGTAAATGGAATTGGTACTACTTATGGTGCTGATAGTACATTTACTACCAATGCCTCGGCTGCGGTACCATCGGTATTAAAAGTACCAGCAACTAATATAACAGCATCATCAGTTACTTTTGGTGGAAATATTACTTCTAACGGAGGTGACCCAGTAACAGCCAGTGGTATTGTTTATGGAACAACTTCAAATCCTGCTATTGGTGATTTAGGTATTGTTGATTCAACTACTAATCCTTTAGTTGCTGCAGGAACCTACTCATTCAGTACAGTAGGGTTAACACATACTACTAAATACTATTACAGAGCATATGCTACCAATGGTGTTGGTACCGCTTATAGTGTACAAGATAGTTTTACTACAGCTCCTATTATTTCTACTTTACCATACGCTGAAAATTTTGATGGTGTAACAACACCTTGGACAACTCAGGCTATCAACGGTAGAGTAAATTCGTGGGCTCGTGGTACACCTACTAAAATAGTTCTTAATAGTGCTTTTTCAGCGCCAAATGCTTTCGTTACTAACTTAACTGCTAATTACGGTTTAGTTGGTGATGAAGAAGGTGCTTTGGTTTCACCACAATTTAACTTTGCGGCTTTAACTCAGGATCCTGTAGTAAGATTCAGACATAAAATAAAAACCAACAACGATCCAGGTTGGGATGCAGGTAATGTTGAAATTTCATTGAACGGAGGTACTACTTGGACTAAATTAAATGACCAGACAGGAACAAGTACTAATTTCAATACATTAACAAGTTATGCTTGGTATAACAGTACATCAGGTAATGGTTTTCTTACTGCTAATAAATTTACAAGTTTAACTTCAGCTTACGCTAGTCAAACCAGCGGATGGATTGAAAGTGCTACTCGTTTAACAGGTGCTGCCGGTCAGTCAAATGTAAAAATTCGTTTCCATTTTGGTGCTGATGCAGCAGGAACAGATGAAGGTTGGGCAATTGACAATATTGAAGTAGTAAGTGATGTAACACCAACTATACCAACAGGTACAGTAACCTTAACACCTAACGGAACTTCAGTAAACGTAGCATTTGTACCGGGTAACGGTCAAGGTCGTTTAGTAGTAGCAAGGTTAACTTCAGCTACAGCAGTTGTACCTTACGATACAGTTTTATATACAGCTAACGCAGCATTTAGTAGTGGTGACATAACAGGTACAGGAAACTATGTAGTTTACAATGGTACAGGTTCATCAGTAAACGTAACAGGCTTAACCACAGTAACAGGTTACAGCTTTGATGTATATGAATACAATGGTAAATATATGCACAATAAATTTGCAGCAGCCTCAAGCAGTGCTACCACAACTTTACCGGTTAAATTAGTAAGCTTTACAGCAAACAATGTAGAAGGTAATGTACAATTGAAATGGATAACTGCTAATGAAATAAACAACAAAGGATTTGAAGTAGAACGTTCAGTAGACGGTAAAAACTTCAGTTCAATAGGTTTTATAAAAGGCGCAGGAAACACTAACAAAACAACAAACTATAGCAAAATAGATTTAGGCGCATTTGTAGCAACTTCATCAAACGTATTATACTATAGATTAAAACAAGTTGATTTTGATGGTACACCAACCTATTCAAATCAGGTAGCAGTGAACGAAAACGAATTGGTATCAAATGGCGTTAAGATTTATCCGAATCCATTTAACAAAACGTTGACAGTAGATATTGCATCAGATATAAATACAAACACCACGATAGCTATCACAGATATCAGTGGTAAAGTGATATCAACAACATTGGTACCGGTATCAATCGGAAACAATACAACAACGTTACCAAACTTAGATTTATTAACTGCAGGCATTTACTTTGTAAAAGTATCGAACGGTACTAAAACAGAAGTATTTAAAGTAGTGAAATACTAA
- a CDS encoding DUF1207 domain-containing protein produces MPKSNAQQSLTQKYQYELLPQKHIVPLYTADSRAHRLSIQKPFDSRGYIGSMGGIFPVASISNTKQKLQFSVASTVYTTLNRWTNRGQVINVDFFVDLFLDFQLNENFSLRSGMGHTSQHLSDDAIQAGLVPINYVRDFYQIFVNYKNTSHRFFTYGGITYNHNFKTTTNISGFSILQVGLEHSPIKWGNHNFLYYAADFKFREESNFASTNNFQLGYKYALENSHVLRLAINQFNGLTEIGQNYKQSTTFNTIGLYFDF; encoded by the coding sequence ATGCCAAAAAGCAACGCTCAGCAATCGTTAACCCAAAAGTATCAATATGAGTTATTACCCCAAAAACATATTGTACCTCTTTATACGGCTGACAGTAGAGCTCACCGTTTAAGCATTCAAAAACCTTTTGATAGCCGAGGATACATAGGTAGTATGGGCGGCATTTTCCCTGTAGCTTCTATTAGTAATACTAAACAAAAATTACAGTTCAGTGTAGCATCAACTGTATATACTACCCTTAACCGATGGACAAACAGAGGACAAGTGATCAATGTTGATTTTTTTGTCGATTTATTTTTAGATTTTCAGTTAAATGAAAATTTTTCTTTAAGAAGCGGTATGGGACACACCAGTCAACACTTAAGCGATGATGCAATACAAGCAGGTTTAGTACCTATTAATTACGTGAGAGACTTCTATCAAATTTTTGTGAATTATAAAAACACCTCTCATCGTTTTTTTACCTACGGAGGTATTACTTATAATCATAATTTTAAAACAACAACAAATATATCGGGCTTTTCGATTTTACAGGTTGGATTGGAACATAGCCCTATAAAATGGGGTAATCATAATTTTTTATATTATGCCGCTGATTTTAAATTTAGGGAGGAAAGCAACTTTGCAAGCACTAATAATTTTCAATTAGGTTACAAGTATGCACTTGAAAATAGTCATGTACTCAGATTGGCAATTAACCAGTTTAACGGACTAACTGAAATTGGGCAAAACTATAAACAAAGCACAACATTTAATACGATAGGCCTTTATTTCGATTTTTAA
- a CDS encoding DUF2279 domain-containing protein encodes MNKLYLNILLIVLSFAANGQQTDSTKTIAIPNNPLTRTQKYLIVGLAAHQTANFVIQYNWWWRGQEKKFNIEKDGFFDNYSLGVDKLGHFYTSYYYYQAVNELMTLAKYNEKTKAIISIALPMIWAVSIELGDGFSPFGFSFEDLTANTLGVTYGILQRNIKPLQYFKFKMGYYPTAGYINNNFRNWVLSNDYSGHIYWLTFDIHNLVSTNYKKYFPPFLNLAIGYGVDNYGTYTNGPMENKFCIGLDWNLGSIKSKNKYIITTRNLLDYIHFPAPGIRKTNGKEIDFEWLLLN; translated from the coding sequence TTGAATAAATTATACTTAAATATACTACTTATTGTTCTTTCGTTTGCCGCAAACGGGCAGCAAACCGATAGTACTAAGACTATTGCTATTCCTAATAATCCATTAACTAGAACGCAAAAGTATTTAATAGTAGGATTGGCTGCACATCAAACAGCTAATTTTGTTATTCAATATAATTGGTGGTGGCGTGGACAAGAAAAAAAATTCAATATTGAAAAAGATGGCTTTTTTGATAATTATAGTTTAGGCGTTGATAAATTGGGCCATTTTTATACTTCATACTACTACTACCAAGCAGTAAATGAATTAATGACTTTGGCTAAATATAATGAAAAAACAAAGGCTATCATTAGCATAGCTTTACCTATGATTTGGGCTGTTAGTATTGAATTAGGTGATGGCTTTTCCCCATTTGGATTTTCGTTTGAAGATTTAACAGCTAATACGCTTGGTGTAACCTATGGTATTTTGCAGCGTAATATAAAGCCTTTACAATATTTTAAATTTAAAATGGGTTATTATCCTACTGCTGGTTATATCAATAATAATTTCCGAAACTGGGTTTTAAGTAATGATTACAGTGGCCATATTTATTGGTTAACTTTTGATATACATAACTTGGTATCGACCAATTATAAAAAATACTTTCCTCCCTTTTTAAATCTGGCAATAGGTTATGGTGTTGACAACTATGGAACTTATACCAATGGTCCGATGGAAAATAAATTTTGCATTGGACTTGACTGGAATTTGGGGTCTATTAAATCAAAAAATAAATATATTATTACGACCAGAAACTTACTTGACTATATTCATTTCCCAGCCCCGGGTATTCGAAAAACAAATGGAAAGGAAATTGATTTTGAGTGGTTGTTATTGAATTAA